The Corvus hawaiiensis isolate bCorHaw1 chromosome 10, bCorHaw1.pri.cur, whole genome shotgun sequence genome includes a window with the following:
- the LOC125330546 gene encoding G-protein coupled receptor 35-like — MESKAKEKPEVIPSLEELLQGCTADKPFTSLQDFRRLLSQQEVVQATPVLTEEALPWGNVQEGYGCFLRHCCCSHSHQKLVITGHLPGHVQGALLIVPAQRSTPGLEELALSKDSKRTGTVPFDTPKMNHSSCNITAYEVFPLVQLCVYIPVLVLGIVLNVLVLWVFCCKLSKWTETRVYMVNLAVADCLLLFTLPFKTLSQFQHLKVDAWCLVLEGGYFMNRFMSIGIITFIAADRYLAIKYPLRSKALRSPLKAAFASGFLWIVIICETSLIKSLEDRSQDDFCFEKSSVTPSVITLCTIIMGFFIPLVILSYCSVRTIAELMRKRNENCHNEKLTRKAVYVMSANMAVFIVCFLPLYLGHLLRFIMDSISSDCSAIQSISNFVHFASILANTNCCLDAICYYFVNKEFKEASSKLAKSESEASEEAEIQLPHVTH, encoded by the exons ATGGAAagtaaagcaaaggaaaaacctGAAGTCATTCCATCACTGGAGGAACTGTTGCAGGGATGCACAGCAGACAAGCCTTTCACCTCACTGCAGGACTTTCGCAGGCTCCTCAGTCAACAGGAGGTGGTACAAGCCACACCAGTGCTGACAGAGGAAGCTCTACCCTGGGGAAATGTTCAGGAGGGGTACGGGTGCTTCCTCAGGCACTGTTGCTGCTCTCACAGCCACCAGAAATTGGTTATCACAGGACACCTTCCTGGTCATGTGCAAGGAGCACTGCTCATCGTGCCTGCACAGCGCTCCACGCCTGGGCTGGAGGAACTCGCTCTCTCCAAGGACAGCAAGAGAACAG GAACTGTACCTTTTGATACCCCCAAAATGAACCACAGCAGCTGCAATATCACAGCCTACGAAGTATTTCCGCTTGTCCAGCTGTGTGTTTACATcccagttttggttttgggcATTGTGCTGAATGTGTTGGTGCTGTGGGTGTTCTGTTGCAAACTCAGCAAATGGACAGAAACCAGAGTATACATGGTCAACTTGGCTGTGGCTGACTGCTTGCTGCTCTTCACTTTGCCATTTAAAACTTTGTCCCAGTTCCAGCACCTGAAGGTAGATGCATGGTGCCTGGTTCTGGAAGGTGGCTATTTCATGAACCGCTTTATGAGCATCGGTATCATCACCTTCATAGCTGCTGATAGGTATCTTGCAATCAAGTATCCTTTGAGATCCAAGGCACTGAGGTCACCTCTGAAGGCAGCTTTTGCCTCTGGATTTCTTTGGATAGTCATCATCTGTGAGACTTCCCTCATTAAAAGCTTAGAGGACCGAAGCCAAGATGACTTTTGCTTTGAGAAATCTTCTGTGACGCCCTCGGTGATCACGCTGTGTACCATTATTATGGGGTTTTTCATACCGCTGGTCATCTTAAGTTACTGCTCCGTACGAACCATTGCAGAACTCATGAGAAAGAGGAATGAAAACTGTCACAATGAAAAGCTAACCAGGAAGGCTGTCTATGTCATGTCTGCAAACATGGCTGTGTTCATTGTGTGCTTTTTGCCTCTTTACCTCGGGCATCTCCTCCGCTTCATAATGGACTCCATCAGCTCCGACTGCTCGGCAATACAGAGCATTAGCAACTTTGTTCACTTTGCCTCCATCCTCGCAAACACCAACTGCTGCCTGGATGCCATTTGTTACTACTTTGTCAACAAGGAATTTAAGGAAGCATCTTCCAAGCTAGCAAAGTCCGAATCTGAAGCCAGTgaagaagctgaaattcagcTCCCACATGTAACACATTGA